One genomic window of Psychrobacillus sp. INOP01 includes the following:
- a CDS encoding sugar ABC transporter ATP-binding protein, whose product MLNPFLSMKAIDKSFGKVNALKNAGFDLKKGEVHALLGVNGAGKSTLMKVLSGVYEQDMGEILLEGEKIRIRSPKVAKDLGIYCVYQEVDTAIVSELSVAENIMLDSIVAGTNTFISKKKLNSEARNTLKQLQAEDIPVEKPAFMLSLAEKQLVLIARALVSSAKVIIFDEPTAPLSLHESTKLFSVIKKLKANGVGCIFISHRLPEVFEICDRITVMGEGMLVGTYNTSETNQEEIIEAMLGTSYSKDFPVRTHALGNTLLRVKDVSNGEKVRNISFQVSEGEIVGIVGLVGAGKTELAKTLFGYSPHTEGIIEILGNTLKIKHPKDAIKAGMALIPEERRKEGLFVHEALQTNASFPNLQNFSRFLFMNKRKEKSFAKEIIERLQIKTSSTETPLVYLSGGNQQKVAIGKWTSLDSALYLFDEPTKGVDIGAKTDIYRMVREFAEKGKGCLYFSSEIHEVLGISDRILVMYDGQIVKELSRKEATQERILLYASGGKEK is encoded by the coding sequence ATGCTGAATCCTTTTCTTTCCATGAAGGCTATAGATAAATCATTTGGAAAAGTAAATGCCTTGAAAAATGCTGGATTTGATCTTAAAAAAGGTGAAGTACATGCCTTACTTGGTGTAAATGGTGCAGGAAAAAGTACGCTTATGAAAGTACTCTCGGGTGTGTACGAGCAAGATATGGGAGAAATTTTGTTAGAAGGAGAAAAAATACGTATACGTTCCCCTAAAGTCGCGAAGGATCTTGGAATTTATTGTGTATATCAAGAGGTAGATACCGCTATCGTTTCGGAGCTCTCGGTTGCAGAAAATATAATGTTGGATTCGATTGTTGCTGGAACTAATACGTTTATCTCCAAAAAGAAACTAAATAGCGAAGCACGGAATACCTTGAAGCAGTTACAAGCCGAGGATATTCCGGTAGAAAAACCAGCGTTTATGCTTTCTCTAGCAGAAAAGCAGTTGGTATTGATAGCCCGTGCGCTTGTAAGTTCTGCAAAGGTTATTATCTTCGATGAACCAACGGCACCTCTATCTCTTCATGAATCTACAAAATTATTTTCAGTTATTAAAAAACTAAAAGCAAATGGAGTAGGGTGTATATTCATATCTCATCGACTACCAGAAGTATTTGAAATCTGCGATCGGATAACTGTTATGGGCGAAGGTATGTTAGTAGGGACCTATAATACTTCCGAGACTAACCAAGAAGAGATTATTGAAGCTATGCTAGGAACTTCTTATAGCAAAGATTTTCCAGTTCGTACACATGCATTAGGAAATACATTACTACGTGTTAAAGATGTTTCGAATGGAGAAAAAGTAAGGAATATTTCTTTTCAAGTGTCTGAAGGAGAAATTGTTGGTATTGTCGGGCTTGTAGGGGCTGGAAAAACAGAGTTAGCTAAAACGTTATTCGGATATTCTCCACATACAGAAGGAATTATTGAAATCTTAGGAAACACCTTGAAGATAAAGCATCCAAAAGATGCGATAAAAGCAGGCATGGCTCTTATTCCAGAAGAAAGAAGAAAAGAAGGGCTATTTGTTCACGAAGCATTGCAAACCAATGCATCTTTCCCTAATTTACAAAACTTTTCTCGTTTCTTATTTATGAATAAAAGGAAAGAAAAGTCCTTTGCGAAAGAGATTATTGAACGATTACAAATTAAAACAAGTAGTACAGAGACGCCGCTTGTTTATTTGAGTGGAGGAAATCAGCAAAAAGTTGCTATAGGCAAATGGACATCGCTGGATTCGGCTCTTTATTTGTTCGACGAGCCAACAAAAGGCGTAGACATTGGTGCAAAAACAGATATTTATAGGATGGTTCGTGAATTTGCTGAAAAAGGGAAAGGGTGTCTTTACTTTTCAAGTGAAATTCATGAAGTTCTAGGAATTTCTGATCGTATTTTAGTTATGTATGATGGTCAAATCGTGAAGGAATTATCACGGAAAGAAGCGACCCAGGAAAGGATTTTGCTTTATGCAAGCGGTGGTAAAGAAAAATAA
- a CDS encoding ABC transporter permease, which yields MQAVVKKNKLKESGTNFLFKFGAIALLISIIIYFSSISEAFFTYANFTDILRSISIVTLLALGVTFTLVVGGFDLSVGSTMSLSTVVTASLMVWYEMPLWLVLIVPILVGVLVGLVNSFLIVIIGIPDLLATLSTMYIVAGFHRTYTEGYSIYNNMPLTSGGTAPGKFSEAFLWIGQGRLLGLPVPVWIMLILVVVAYIVLNHTRWGRILYMTGGNEEAATLSGVNTRKVKFIAYIISGIFASLAGVLFTARVGSGQIDAGTPLLMEAVAAVFVGYSVLGIGKPNALGTFFGAAVIGILLNGLTILNLPYYAFDIIKGTVLVLALAVTYVYAKKRFSRA from the coding sequence ATGCAAGCGGTGGTAAAGAAAAATAAGTTGAAAGAAAGCGGTACTAATTTTCTATTTAAGTTTGGAGCTATCGCTTTACTTATTAGTATTATTATTTATTTTAGTTCAATAAGTGAAGCCTTTTTTACATATGCAAATTTTACAGATATTCTACGCTCTATTTCTATCGTTACTCTATTAGCATTGGGTGTAACCTTCACTCTTGTAGTAGGAGGTTTTGACTTAAGTGTAGGATCTACTATGTCGCTATCAACTGTTGTGACCGCATCTCTAATGGTTTGGTATGAGATGCCTTTATGGCTTGTATTAATTGTACCCATTCTAGTTGGAGTATTAGTGGGATTAGTTAATAGTTTCCTAATTGTAATTATAGGTATTCCTGATTTACTAGCAACTTTAAGTACGATGTATATTGTTGCGGGCTTTCATCGGACATATACAGAAGGATACTCAATCTACAATAATATGCCACTTACTTCGGGTGGAACTGCTCCAGGGAAATTCTCAGAGGCATTTCTTTGGATCGGCCAAGGTAGATTGCTTGGTTTACCTGTACCTGTATGGATTATGTTAATACTCGTGGTAGTAGCTTATATTGTTCTCAATCATACACGCTGGGGTCGCATATTATATATGACGGGTGGAAATGAGGAAGCTGCAACATTGTCCGGAGTGAACACACGTAAAGTGAAGTTCATCGCTTACATCATTTCGGGCATTTTTGCTTCGTTGGCGGGAGTATTATTCACAGCAAGGGTGGGTTCAGGTCAAATTGATGCCGGCACTCCACTTTTAATGGAGGCGGTTGCTGCAGTTTTTGTTGGCTATTCCGTACTAGGAATTGGGAAGCCTAATGCACTGGGAACTTTTTTTGGAGCAGCAGTAATTGGAATTTTATTGAACGGTCTAACCATTTTAAATTTACCTTATTATGCATTTGATATTATTAAAGGAACAGTATTAGTTTTGGCGCTGGCAGTAACTTACGTTTATGCAAAGAAACGTTTTTCTCGGGCTTAG
- a CDS encoding MFS transporter — MRPYNEKISIYHGMASTIALNFSNNFFAVFAITILGATNYQVGLISSLPPLMALLMTIPAAILLNRASTQKKLVAMSVLLARLMFLLIVLVVYLPSDSFQSWAFLVIIAFISIPNTIANVGWQTLISGMIDESRRGQFFSDRNRLLTLVGLISTLIIGVLMKDATESIIAYQILFALAFGFGLLEVFFILKQEEDVVETSDEQIKKKSMDWGIFKISSYVWFLAAALLFNFGWQMAWGLFNIYNIRIAGATIFWISMFSVGSMLMQFLTFPLWKKWADKYSNMQVFIWAAIGMATTPFLTVLSTNLYYLTLIQTTSGFFLSGTVLLLFNLLLEQSPERYRTYCITTYNVLLAFVAFVAPQIGIWSLDLIGMNVSMYISSGLRLLGAGAFLYVFLLNQRSQSKKEKHP, encoded by the coding sequence TTGAGACCGTATAATGAAAAGATTAGTATTTACCATGGAATGGCATCTACTATAGCACTTAACTTTTCCAATAATTTTTTTGCTGTTTTTGCTATAACTATATTAGGCGCCACTAATTATCAAGTAGGATTAATTAGCTCTTTACCTCCTTTAATGGCATTGTTAATGACAATACCAGCAGCAATCTTACTTAATCGAGCAAGCACACAAAAGAAGCTAGTGGCGATGTCTGTTTTACTGGCAAGATTAATGTTTTTGCTCATTGTACTTGTTGTCTATTTACCTTCTGATTCGTTTCAATCATGGGCTTTCCTAGTGATTATTGCTTTTATCAGTATTCCGAACACGATAGCCAATGTAGGGTGGCAAACATTGATAAGTGGAATGATTGATGAATCGAGAAGAGGTCAATTTTTTAGTGATCGTAATCGCCTATTAACGTTGGTTGGACTTATATCAACACTAATAATTGGTGTATTAATGAAAGATGCCACCGAGAGTATTATTGCCTATCAAATTCTGTTTGCATTAGCGTTTGGTTTCGGTTTACTAGAAGTGTTTTTCATATTAAAACAAGAAGAAGACGTTGTTGAAACATCAGATGAGCAAATAAAAAAGAAATCGATGGATTGGGGCATTTTTAAAATTTCTAGCTATGTTTGGTTTTTGGCAGCTGCTCTTTTATTTAACTTTGGTTGGCAAATGGCTTGGGGCTTGTTCAATATTTATAACATCCGAATAGCAGGTGCAACAATCTTCTGGATTAGTATGTTTTCCGTTGGGAGCATGCTTATGCAGTTTCTAACGTTCCCATTATGGAAGAAATGGGCGGATAAGTATTCTAATATGCAAGTCTTTATATGGGCAGCAATTGGAATGGCAACAACTCCATTTTTAACAGTTCTATCGACAAACCTATACTATTTAACCCTAATTCAAACAACTTCAGGATTTTTCTTATCTGGTACTGTTCTATTATTATTTAACTTGTTGTTGGAGCAATCACCTGAAAGGTACCGTACGTACTGTATTACAACGTATAATGTGCTCCTTGCCTTCGTCGCCTTCGTTGCACCTCAGATTGGGATCTGGTCTTTGGATCTTATCGGTATGAATGTGTCTATGTATATTAGCTCAGGATTACGATTACTAGGAGCGGGCGCATTTTTGTATGTCTTTTTACTGAATCAACGGTCACAATCTAAAAAAGAAAAGCATCCTTAG
- a CDS encoding sugar ABC transporter substrate-binding protein, with product MKTNKYWLIFTILIIGVLLAACQPKANGEATTSSSSNNDTEAAENPLAGKKIALVMQQNLGTFSAQYIEGVKEQVEKFGGTVTVFTSEGDLSKMASNLDAAVNQGVDGILIDHGTKEALNQGVENAVAKGIPVVAFDAGVEVEGVTSLEQGDEKMAQMTLKKLAEDSNGEANIVKIWVAGFAPMERRQVAYENFLGENPGIKEIATFGAATQNTALDTQSQMEAVLKQYPNEGEITAVWAAWDEFAKGAVRAIEQAGRTDIKVYSIDMSDEDLQMIQNDNSPWVASAAVDPKDIGRIQVRYLYQKINGGNVEEKVVLEPVFVEASKLPEETVTTGELSDYIEGWGASDQGYTDELKGLEENR from the coding sequence ATGAAAACAAATAAGTATTGGTTGATATTCACGATTTTAATTATAGGGGTTTTATTAGCTGCATGTCAGCCAAAAGCTAATGGGGAAGCAACTACGTCATCTAGCTCTAACAATGATACAGAGGCTGCAGAAAATCCGCTAGCTGGTAAGAAAATTGCATTAGTTATGCAACAAAATTTAGGGACATTTTCAGCTCAATATATTGAAGGTGTAAAAGAGCAAGTAGAGAAATTTGGTGGAACAGTAACAGTGTTTACTTCTGAAGGGGATTTATCTAAAATGGCTTCCAATTTGGATGCCGCGGTGAATCAAGGAGTTGACGGTATTTTAATAGATCATGGTACAAAAGAAGCACTAAACCAAGGAGTAGAGAATGCAGTTGCAAAGGGAATTCCGGTTGTCGCATTTGATGCTGGAGTAGAAGTTGAAGGAGTAACTTCTTTAGAACAAGGCGATGAAAAAATGGCTCAAATGACGTTAAAGAAACTAGCGGAAGATTCAAATGGTGAAGCCAATATCGTGAAAATATGGGTAGCAGGTTTTGCACCGATGGAAAGACGACAAGTAGCATATGAGAATTTTCTAGGAGAGAATCCAGGGATTAAAGAAATCGCGACATTCGGTGCAGCAACACAAAATACAGCTTTAGATACTCAGTCACAAATGGAGGCGGTATTAAAGCAATATCCTAATGAAGGTGAAATTACAGCTGTTTGGGCTGCTTGGGACGAGTTTGCAAAAGGTGCAGTTCGAGCAATAGAACAAGCAGGACGTACGGATATTAAGGTATATAGTATCGATATGAGTGATGAAGATTTACAGATGATTCAAAACGACAATAGTCCATGGGTTGCATCGGCAGCAGTAGATCCTAAGGATATCGGTCGTATTCAAGTTCGTTATTTATATCAAAAAATTAACGGAGGTAATGTAGAAGAAAAGGTCGTTTTAGAACCAGTCTTTGTAGAAGCATCTAAATTGCCGGAAGAAACAGTAACGACTGGTGAACTAAGTGACTATATTGAAGGTTGGGGAGCAAGTGATCAAGGTTACACAGATGAATTAAAAGGATTAGAAGAAAACAGATAA
- a CDS encoding EAL domain-containing protein encodes MECNNCRVKELKFEFKVDGDSNIALIDSVLKHLKRRNILVDAKENIFTVKESDVRDFIDFCQDHMDTSQVLFRISNQPWEPIVKIKEILDVQWIDEVIKKQLMVCHYQPIVNVEEQVFAYELLARFSKEDGSMMYPNEIFSAAKARGRLYALDRACRMTAVKHAAVIKEKKAFINFIPTSIYSPEFCLKSTTALAEELGINPVQLVFEVVETEKVEDIEHLKRILTFYKKKGFEYALDDVGEGYSTMEMLADIKPNYMKLDMKYVQGVSNDVKKQAVAQKFLEKAVEVGSIPLAEGIEEREDFEWLKEIGYKLFQGYYFGKPTAKPISNRV; translated from the coding sequence TTGGAGTGTAATAATTGCCGAGTAAAAGAGTTGAAATTTGAGTTTAAAGTAGATGGAGATTCCAACATCGCCCTGATAGACAGTGTCTTGAAGCATTTAAAACGCCGGAACATATTAGTAGATGCAAAAGAGAACATATTTACTGTTAAAGAGTCTGATGTTAGAGACTTTATAGACTTCTGTCAAGATCATATGGATACTTCTCAAGTCTTATTTAGGATTTCTAACCAGCCATGGGAGCCTATCGTAAAAATAAAAGAAATATTAGATGTTCAATGGATTGATGAAGTCATTAAAAAACAATTAATGGTTTGTCATTATCAACCAATTGTAAATGTAGAGGAACAGGTCTTTGCTTATGAACTTTTAGCTAGATTTTCAAAAGAAGATGGTTCCATGATGTATCCAAATGAAATATTTTCCGCTGCTAAAGCAAGAGGAAGGCTTTACGCTTTGGATAGAGCGTGTAGAATGACCGCGGTGAAACATGCAGCAGTCATTAAAGAAAAGAAAGCATTTATCAATTTCATACCTACATCTATTTATTCACCTGAATTTTGTTTGAAATCTACTACTGCCTTAGCAGAGGAACTAGGTATAAATCCTGTCCAACTAGTATTTGAAGTGGTAGAAACGGAAAAAGTAGAAGATATCGAGCATTTAAAAAGAATCCTTACATTTTATAAGAAAAAAGGGTTTGAATACGCACTCGATGATGTAGGTGAAGGCTATAGCACGATGGAAATGCTTGCAGATATAAAACCGAATTATATGAAGCTAGATATGAAGTATGTCCAAGGAGTTTCAAATGATGTGAAGAAACAAGCTGTTGCCCAAAAGTTTTTAGAAAAGGCAGTAGAAGTTGGGTCTATTCCTTTAGCAGAAGGAATAGAAGAGCGAGAAGACTTTGAATGGCTGAAAGAAATTGGATATAAGCTATTTCAAGGGTATTATTTTGGAAAACCAACAGCAAAGCCTATTTCAAATAGAGTTTAA
- a CDS encoding SRPBCC family protein produces the protein MIATIQKENGNYIARYERQFQHSVETVWAMLTNNTKLKQWFDELHIVNLRKGGIIKFDMQDGTFIDMKILDYEPLKTLAFEWDADIARFELSSLSNGCKLVFIETISTITDHTPKDLAGWHLCLDAIKALLDGDSIKREDEWKVWFEKYKELLDNL, from the coding sequence ATGATTGCTACGATTCAAAAAGAAAACGGTAACTATATCGCACGATACGAAAGACAATTCCAGCATTCTGTAGAAACAGTATGGGCCATGCTAACGAATAATACGAAGCTCAAACAATGGTTTGATGAGCTGCATATAGTAAATCTCCGTAAAGGTGGAATTATTAAGTTCGATATGCAAGATGGAACTTTTATCGATATGAAAATCCTTGATTATGAACCATTGAAAACTTTAGCATTTGAATGGGACGCAGATATCGCTAGATTTGAATTATCCTCTTTATCAAATGGCTGCAAATTAGTATTTATAGAAACAATTTCTACTATAACGGATCATACTCCCAAAGATTTAGCTGGATGGCATCTTTGTTTAGATGCTATAAAAGCATTGCTAGATGGAGATTCCATTAAGCGCGAAGATGAATGGAAAGTCTGGTTCGAGAAATACAAAGAGCTTCTAGATAATTTGTAA
- a CDS encoding TraB/GumN family protein, producing the protein MSEENITRLYVNDKEIILIGTAHVSRQSAEQVKEVIDREQPDSVCIELDEQRYQSIIDNNKWKQTDIFKVIKDKKATLLLMNLAISSFQNRMAKQFDIKPGQEMIQGIASAKENGAELVLADRNIQTTFSRIWHNLGWTGKSQLLTSVFFSIFSKDTISEEEMENMKSKDTLNAVLAEFTESFPKLKTPLIDERDQYLAQKIKEAPGEKVVAVLGAAHVPGITKEIHKEQDLAELSALPPKSVVPKIIGWAIPILIVALIVFTFIANPSAGFDQALSWILWTGSMAAVGAAVALGHPLAILAAFITAPVTALHPILASGWFSGLVQAYIKRPTIADFERLSEDVFTIKGFWRNKVTRVLLVVVLTNLFGSLGTFIGGADVIRVFFKNL; encoded by the coding sequence ATGTCCGAGGAAAATATTACACGTTTATATGTAAATGATAAAGAAATTATATTAATCGGAACGGCACATGTATCAAGACAGAGTGCGGAACAGGTAAAGGAAGTAATCGATAGAGAACAACCAGATTCTGTTTGTATTGAATTGGATGAGCAAAGATACCAATCTATTATAGATAATAATAAGTGGAAGCAGACGGATATCTTTAAGGTTATTAAGGATAAGAAAGCTACACTATTATTAATGAATCTGGCAATTTCTTCTTTCCAAAATCGGATGGCTAAACAGTTTGATATTAAGCCAGGTCAGGAAATGATTCAAGGTATAGCAAGTGCGAAAGAGAATGGGGCAGAGCTTGTATTAGCAGATCGTAATATCCAAACTACTTTTTCACGTATATGGCATAATCTTGGATGGACTGGGAAATCACAATTACTTACTTCCGTTTTCTTTAGTATTTTCAGTAAGGATACTATATCGGAAGAAGAAATGGAGAATATGAAATCTAAGGATACGTTAAATGCTGTATTAGCTGAGTTTACGGAATCCTTTCCAAAGCTAAAAACACCATTAATCGATGAACGTGATCAGTATTTGGCTCAAAAAATTAAGGAAGCACCAGGAGAGAAAGTTGTAGCGGTATTAGGCGCTGCCCATGTACCTGGTATTACAAAGGAAATTCATAAGGAGCAGGATTTAGCTGAACTATCAGCTTTACCACCAAAGTCAGTTGTTCCTAAAATAATTGGTTGGGCTATTCCGATTCTAATTGTGGCATTAATCGTGTTTACATTCATCGCGAATCCTTCAGCAGGTTTTGACCAGGCACTAAGCTGGATTCTGTGGACTGGTTCAATGGCGGCAGTTGGAGCAGCAGTAGCATTAGGACACCCATTAGCAATTCTAGCAGCATTTATCACGGCACCAGTTACAGCACTTCATCCTATTTTAGCATCAGGTTGGTTTTCAGGACTTGTCCAAGCGTATATTAAGCGGCCAACGATAGCCGATTTTGAAAGGTTATCAGAAGATGTCTTTACCATAAAAGGGTTTTGGAGAAACAAAGTAACTAGAGTATTACTCGTAGTTGTATTAACTAATTTGTTTGGATCGCTTGGAACCTTTATAGGTGGAGCGGATGTAATACGAGTATTTTTCAAAAATTTATAG
- a CDS encoding class I SAM-dependent methyltransferase, with protein sequence MKEQDHDKLLRIKTEGVREWQHQSSHYNRYEATPYSALEILFDEYEWRSTDRFVDFGCGKGRFPFYVYHHLHASAVGVEMNGQLYQEAMENLARYMERAKSSRASIQFEHIFAEGYDIEKEDNRFYFFNPFSLQIFKKVIDNILRSVEDHPRSVDVILYYPTSEYSHFLEIHTVFELWEEIRLPRLYEENNNERFLIFRLD encoded by the coding sequence GTGAAAGAACAAGATCATGACAAGTTATTACGTATTAAGACGGAAGGTGTAAGAGAGTGGCAGCATCAATCGTCTCACTATAATCGATATGAAGCGACACCATATTCAGCGTTGGAGATTCTTTTTGACGAATACGAATGGAGATCAACTGATCGTTTTGTGGATTTTGGATGTGGCAAGGGGAGATTCCCATTTTACGTTTATCACCACTTGCACGCCTCAGCAGTTGGAGTAGAAATGAATGGTCAGCTCTATCAAGAGGCTATGGAGAATCTAGCTAGATATATGGAGCGTGCCAAAAGCTCAAGAGCTTCCATTCAGTTTGAACATATATTTGCAGAGGGATACGATATAGAAAAAGAAGATAATCGATTCTATTTTTTTAATCCATTTTCGCTACAGATTTTTAAAAAAGTTATAGATAATATCCTTCGATCCGTGGAAGACCATCCTCGTTCAGTGGATGTCATTCTCTATTATCCGACCTCGGAATATAGTCACTTTCTCGAAATTCATACAGTATTTGAATTATGGGAGGAGATTCGCCTTCCGAGATTATATGAAGAAAATAATAATGAACGTTTTTTAATTTTCCGATTAGATTAA
- a CDS encoding CapA family protein, which translates to MVFIKALTAFLVVVISVLLYFNLQIEEPIQFNKEFHGKQFSTFYMDYEEEKIEIAMIGDVLLHLPLYNYMSFVPSFSPVQEELKSVDLLIANQESLPAGGAFGLSGYPNFSSPPHIIGDLKDIGVDVLSIANNHTLDQGEDGLLEAIQQMEKVEMPYVGAYKSVEDQHADRIFEVDNISLGILGYTYGTNGHETPEGKDYLVNRIDETRIVEEIKELKAKVDFVVVSIHWGAEYNLEANDTQKQLAQSIAEAGADIIFGHHPHVIQPYELILSESGHRTHVFYSLGNFFSGQKDEYTNIGGIAKIEILKKNVNGEQVVTLENPSFLSTAVLKGEPYTVNFLKDVESEIGKTNAWVQQHVFGVE; encoded by the coding sequence GTGGTATTTATCAAAGCTTTAACTGCTTTTTTAGTCGTTGTTATTTCAGTATTGCTATATTTTAATCTACAAATAGAGGAACCTATTCAATTTAATAAAGAGTTCCACGGGAAACAATTTTCGACATTTTATATGGATTACGAGGAAGAAAAAATAGAGATTGCGATGATTGGTGACGTATTACTACATTTACCGCTTTACAATTATATGAGTTTTGTTCCTTCTTTTTCTCCTGTGCAGGAAGAATTAAAATCCGTCGATTTGTTAATAGCAAATCAGGAATCCTTACCGGCAGGTGGAGCATTTGGATTATCTGGTTACCCGAACTTTTCTAGTCCTCCACATATTATTGGAGATTTAAAGGATATTGGTGTAGACGTTTTATCAATAGCTAATAATCATACACTCGACCAAGGTGAAGATGGTCTACTAGAAGCAATTCAACAGATGGAGAAGGTAGAAATGCCATATGTTGGGGCCTATAAATCAGTAGAGGACCAACACGCAGACCGGATATTCGAAGTGGATAATATATCACTTGGAATTCTTGGTTATACGTATGGAACAAATGGGCATGAAACTCCGGAAGGGAAGGACTATTTAGTAAATCGGATAGATGAGACTCGAATTGTAGAGGAAATAAAGGAGTTAAAAGCAAAGGTAGACTTTGTTGTTGTTAGCATCCATTGGGGGGCGGAATATAACCTAGAGGCAAATGATACGCAGAAACAGCTTGCTCAGTCGATTGCAGAAGCAGGTGCAGATATTATATTCGGTCATCACCCTCATGTTATCCAACCCTATGAACTGATCTTGTCAGAAAGTGGTCATCGGACACATGTGTTTTATTCGTTAGGAAACTTTTTCTCGGGTCAAAAAGACGAGTATACTAATATTGGCGGGATTGCTAAAATAGAAATTTTAAAGAAAAATGTTAATGGTGAACAAGTAGTGACTCTAGAGAATCCTAGCTTTTTATCGACAGCAGTTTTGAAAGGTGAGCCCTACACGGTTAACTTTTTAAAAGATGTTGAGAGTGAGATAGGAAAAACAAATGCGTGGGTGCAACAGCATGTGTTTGGAGTAGAGTGA
- the tatA gene encoding twin-arginine translocase TatA/TatE family subunit gives MPNIGVPGLIIILIIALIVFGPSKLPQLGKAVGQTLREFKNSTKDIVDDVTEEFKLDDKEADTKKKA, from the coding sequence ATGCCTAACATTGGAGTACCAGGATTAATCATCATTTTAATAATCGCTTTAATCGTATTCGGACCATCTAAATTACCTCAATTAGGTAAAGCGGTTGGACAAACGTTAAGAGAATTCAAAAACTCAACAAAAGATATCGTCGATGATGTTACTGAAGAGTTTAAATTAGATGACAAAGAAGCTGACACTAAAAAGAAAGCATAA
- the tatC gene encoding twin-arginine translocase subunit TatC: protein MNQEQQLTLVEHLTELRKRLIIVASTFILSLALGFWLAPKTLTFLKQQPTAMNVEWNVFGYTDGLMIYVKCALILAILITLPIALHQIWLFVRPGLNANEAKGTGYFIPVSFFLFLVGISFSYYILFPLMLNFMSNINDSIGALETYGMKQYFTFMFNLVIPVGIVFELPVIILFLTKLGIITPDRLRKMRKVSYFVLVVVGVSITPPDFISDFIIVIPLLLLFEISILVSSWSYKKQLAKQALEDQILEQ from the coding sequence ATGAATCAAGAACAACAACTGACGCTTGTTGAACATTTAACAGAACTTAGAAAAAGACTAATAATTGTCGCATCGACTTTCATTCTCTCCCTTGCTTTAGGATTTTGGTTGGCTCCAAAAACACTCACTTTCTTAAAACAACAACCTACTGCTATGAATGTTGAATGGAATGTTTTCGGTTATACAGATGGTTTAATGATTTATGTAAAATGTGCGTTAATACTAGCCATATTAATAACTTTGCCAATTGCTCTCCATCAGATTTGGTTATTTGTAAGACCTGGTCTTAACGCAAATGAAGCAAAGGGTACAGGCTATTTTATTCCAGTGTCATTTTTCTTATTTTTAGTAGGGATTAGCTTTAGTTATTACATACTATTCCCCCTTATGCTAAATTTCATGTCTAACATCAACGATTCTATCGGGGCGTTAGAGACTTATGGGATGAAACAATATTTCACTTTTATGTTTAACCTAGTGATTCCCGTAGGTATTGTATTTGAATTACCCGTTATTATACTGTTCCTAACCAAATTGGGTATAATAACTCCAGATCGACTAAGAAAAATGAGAAAAGTCTCCTATTTTGTACTTGTAGTAGTTGGTGTCTCCATTACCCCACCAGACTTTATCTCTGACTTTATTATTGTCATTCCGTTATTATTGCTATTTGAAATTAGTATTCTTGTGTCTAGTTGGTCTTATAAAAAACAACTTGCAAAACAAGCACTTGAGGACCAGATTTTAGAGCAATAA
- a CDS encoding glycosyltransferase family 2 protein, producing the protein MWLCLQSMSASIDHRRKNGEIVVIDMGSTDSTLSEIYSMHVSRIIPIHISTRHKAETLNIGLEYVLGEYVLELDGDDWIDPSSLENMVSEGFSYKDKYEKFQTHCPRLYRYSALKELDGWMSTIQGEPLQQMILPCSYV; encoded by the coding sequence ATGTGGCTATGTCTCCAAAGTATGTCTGCAAGTATAGATCATAGAAGAAAAAATGGGGAAATTGTTGTAATAGATATGGGTTCGACCGATTCGACATTAAGTGAAATATACTCTATGCACGTTTCTCGAATAATTCCCATTCATATAAGCACAAGACATAAAGCTGAAACTCTAAATATTGGCTTGGAATATGTTCTTGGTGAATACGTATTAGAATTAGATGGAGATGATTGGATTGATCCATCCTCGCTAGAGAATATGGTAAGTGAAGGGTTTTCCTATAAGGACAAATATGAGAAGTTTCAAACGCATTGCCCACGATTGTATCGTTATTCAGCACTCAAAGAATTGGATGGGTGGATGTCGACAATTCAAGGAGAGCCTCTTCAGCAAATGATTTTGCCATGTTCCTACGTCTAG